One Thermicanus aegyptius DSM 12793 DNA segment encodes these proteins:
- a CDS encoding NAD(P)-dependent malic enzyme — MANLRLEALRLHRIHQGKMEVTSKVELKTARDLSLAYSPWVAEPCKEIYEDKEKMYEYTIKGNLVAVVSNGTAVLGLGNIGPEAAMPVMEGKALLFKNFAGVDAFPILLNSNDVDEIVRTVKILEPTFGGVNLEDIAAPKCFEIEERLKRECNIPIFHDDQHGTAIVTLAGLINALKVVGKSLTDIRVVANGAGAAGVAIVKLLYKVGVRDIIMCDTKGIIYEGRQEGMNPVKEEIARLTNREKMKGTLADAMKGADLFVGVSVAGAVTKEMVASMNRDPIIFAMANPVPEIMPEEAKEAGAAVIGTGRSDYPNQVNNVLAFPGIFRGALDVHATNINEEMKLAAAYAIAELIKPEERSPDYVIPNPLDPRVAANVAEAVAKAAMESGVARRTVDPEEIRKRTLHLSRVAKE; from the coding sequence GTGGCTAATCTTCGCCTTGAGGCACTTAGGTTGCATCGGATTCATCAAGGGAAAATGGAGGTTACTTCCAAGGTCGAGTTAAAGACCGCAAGGGACTTAAGTCTCGCTTATTCTCCCTGGGTGGCGGAGCCTTGCAAGGAGATTTATGAAGATAAAGAAAAAATGTATGAATACACCATTAAAGGGAATTTGGTTGCGGTGGTTTCCAATGGGACCGCGGTTCTTGGTCTTGGGAATATCGGCCCGGAAGCGGCGATGCCGGTGATGGAAGGGAAAGCCCTCCTCTTCAAAAACTTTGCCGGGGTGGACGCCTTTCCTATCCTGCTTAATTCGAATGACGTAGATGAAATCGTACGGACGGTGAAGATACTGGAGCCTACGTTTGGCGGCGTCAATCTGGAAGATATCGCTGCGCCAAAATGCTTTGAAATCGAAGAACGGTTAAAAAGGGAATGTAACATCCCTATTTTTCATGATGATCAACATGGAACCGCGATCGTTACTTTGGCGGGATTGATCAATGCCCTGAAGGTGGTTGGAAAGTCCCTGACCGACATTCGGGTGGTGGCTAATGGAGCCGGGGCAGCCGGGGTGGCCATCGTTAAGCTCCTCTACAAGGTGGGGGTGAGGGATATCATCATGTGCGATACAAAAGGGATCATCTATGAAGGGCGCCAGGAAGGAATGAATCCTGTCAAAGAAGAGATTGCCCGTCTAACCAATCGGGAGAAAATGAAGGGGACGCTTGCCGACGCGATGAAAGGAGCAGATCTCTTCGTAGGCGTCTCTGTGGCCGGGGCGGTTACCAAGGAGATGGTGGCCTCCATGAACCGAGATCCGATCATCTTCGCCATGGCCAATCCGGTGCCGGAAATCATGCCGGAGGAAGCGAAGGAGGCAGGAGCAGCCGTCATTGGAACCGGGAGGTCGGACTATCCGAACCAGGTAAATAATGTACTCGCCTTTCCGGGTATTTTCCGGGGGGCATTAGATGTCCATGCGACGAATATAAATGAAGAGATGAAGTTGGCGGCGGCTTATGCCATTGCAGAGTTAATCAAACCGGAAGAACGATCCCCTGATTATGTCATCCCCAATCCTTTGGACCCGAGGGTGGCGGCCAATGTAGCGGAGGCCGTGGCGAAGGCAGCGATGGAAAGCGGTGTCGCAAGGAGAACGGTGGATCCTGAGGAGATCCGAAAACGTACGCTTCATCTATCCCGTGTTGCGAAGGAATAA
- the accD gene encoding acetyl-CoA carboxylase, carboxyltransferase subunit beta, with translation MALKDFFGKKRYATIPSPQVKKEVPEGIMVKCKKCGAIIYNKELELNLNVCPKCQYHFPISAQERIRITLDDGHFFEYDSDMRSSDPLHFPDYPQKIAAAMEMTGLNEAVLTGEGTIKGFPVVMAVMDSRFIMASMGSVVGEKIARALENAAMKKYPLLIFSASGGARMQEGMFSLMQMAKTTAALHHFQQGGGLYISVMTHPTTGGVSASFAMLGDYNFAEPGALIGFAGRRIIEQTIRQELPEDFQTAEFLLKHGQLDRVIPRREMRETLAKILEIHAVRRR, from the coding sequence ATGGCCCTGAAGGATTTTTTCGGTAAAAAGAGATATGCCACCATTCCTTCACCCCAGGTGAAGAAAGAGGTACCTGAGGGGATTATGGTGAAATGCAAAAAATGCGGCGCCATTATATATAATAAAGAACTGGAGCTAAATCTTAACGTTTGCCCAAAATGCCAATACCATTTCCCCATATCAGCCCAGGAAAGAATTCGAATCACCTTAGATGACGGCCATTTTTTTGAATATGATTCGGACATGCGTTCCTCAGATCCCCTTCATTTCCCCGATTATCCGCAAAAGATTGCGGCTGCCATGGAAATGACGGGATTAAATGAAGCGGTCCTTACAGGGGAAGGCACCATCAAAGGCTTCCCCGTCGTCATGGCGGTGATGGATTCACGCTTTATTATGGCGAGCATGGGTTCGGTCGTCGGGGAAAAAATAGCCCGGGCGTTAGAAAATGCGGCCATGAAAAAGTACCCGCTCCTCATTTTCTCCGCTTCCGGAGGAGCACGGATGCAGGAGGGGATGTTTAGCCTGATGCAAATGGCGAAAACCACCGCCGCTCTTCACCATTTTCAGCAAGGGGGTGGGTTATACATCTCGGTGATGACCCATCCTACCACGGGGGGAGTATCCGCCAGTTTCGCCATGCTGGGCGATTACAATTTTGCCGAACCGGGTGCTTTAATCGGCTTTGCGGGCCGCAGAATTATTGAACAGACCATTCGCCAGGAACTGCCGGAGGATTTCCAAACCGCAGAATTTCTTTTAAAACACGGACAATTGGACCGCGTTATTCCCCGCCGGGAAATGAGAGAAACTTTGGCAAAGATCCTGGAAATCCATGCGGTAAGGAGGAGATAA
- a CDS encoding acetyl-CoA carboxylase carboxyltransferase subunit alpha, with the protein MAVYLPFEKPLADLKAKIEELKHFSREKDLNLSEEIARLEEKAARLTQEIYGNLTPWQRVQIARHPERPSTLEIIHALFTHFVELHGDRFYGDDPAMIGGIALFEGEPVTVIGHQKGRDTKENLRRNFGMPHPEGYRKALRLMEQAEKFGRPIITFLNTPGAYPGMAAEERGQSEAIARNLWKMAGFHVPILTIVTGEGASGGALGIGVGNLLYMLENAWYSVISPEGAAALLWKDAGQAQRAAETMKITAQDLFDLGICDRIIPEPMGGSHKDPSWQFEAIREAIREGLSILRSYSGDELVRHRYEKYKRIGHNLSLFPQGINE; encoded by the coding sequence ATGGCGGTTTACCTTCCTTTCGAAAAGCCTTTGGCCGATCTCAAGGCAAAGATCGAGGAATTAAAACATTTTTCCCGGGAGAAGGATCTTAACCTCTCCGAGGAGATCGCACGGCTGGAGGAGAAGGCGGCACGCCTCACCCAGGAGATTTATGGAAACCTCACTCCTTGGCAACGCGTTCAGATTGCCCGCCATCCTGAACGTCCTTCCACGTTGGAGATTATCCATGCCCTCTTTACCCACTTCGTAGAGTTGCACGGTGATCGGTTTTACGGGGATGACCCCGCCATGATCGGAGGGATTGCCCTCTTCGAAGGTGAACCGGTAACCGTGATTGGCCACCAGAAAGGAAGGGATACCAAGGAGAACCTTCGCCGCAATTTCGGCATGCCCCATCCCGAGGGATACCGGAAAGCGCTTCGACTCATGGAACAGGCCGAGAAGTTTGGACGGCCGATCATCACTTTTCTCAACACACCGGGAGCTTACCCGGGGATGGCGGCTGAAGAACGGGGGCAGAGTGAAGCCATTGCCCGGAATCTTTGGAAAATGGCCGGTTTCCATGTGCCCATTCTGACCATCGTTACCGGAGAAGGGGCGAGCGGGGGCGCATTGGGGATCGGAGTGGGGAATCTTCTCTACATGCTGGAAAATGCTTGGTATTCCGTCATCTCCCCGGAGGGAGCCGCCGCCCTCTTATGGAAGGATGCGGGCCAAGCTCAACGGGCGGCGGAGACCATGAAAATTACCGCCCAAGATCTTTTCGACTTGGGCATTTGTGACCGCATCATTCCCGAGCCGATGGGAGGCAGCCACAAGGACCCGTCTTGGCAATTTGAAGCCATCCGGGAAGCGATTCGGGAGGGCTTATCGATCCTCCGCTCCTATTCGGGAGATGAATTGGTCCGGCACCGATATGAGAAATATAAGCGGATTGGGCATAACCTCTCCCTTTTTCCTCAGGGAATCAATGAGTGA
- the pfkA gene encoding 6-phosphofructokinase: MKRIGVLTSGGDAPGMNAAVRAVVRKGIYHGLEVYGIYHGYQGLMEGKIKKMDVGSVGDIIQRGGTILQTARSEEFKTPEGQKKAIQRLEEFGIEGLVVIGGDGSFRGAQKLSHQGIKTIGIPGTIDNDIAFTDFTIGFDTAINTVIQAIDKIRDTATSHERTFVIEVMGRDAGDIALWAGLAGGAESIIIPEDPFNMDEIVDRLLKAKERGKKHSIIVIAEGVMSGVEFAKKIQALTGFETRASVLGHIQRGGSPTVFDRVLASRLGGYAVELLLEGVTGHMVGIQSNRLIHEDFDIALAQSHRVDPGMVQLAKEISL; the protein is encoded by the coding sequence ATGAAAAGAATTGGCGTGCTTACGAGCGGCGGGGATGCCCCCGGGATGAATGCGGCGGTTCGAGCGGTGGTGAGGAAAGGGATTTACCATGGTTTAGAAGTTTATGGAATTTACCATGGATATCAGGGGCTGATGGAAGGAAAGATTAAGAAGATGGATGTGGGTTCCGTTGGAGATATTATTCAACGGGGTGGAACGATCCTTCAAACCGCCCGGAGCGAGGAGTTTAAGACACCGGAAGGGCAGAAAAAGGCGATTCAAAGACTGGAGGAATTTGGGATTGAGGGACTGGTCGTCATTGGAGGCGATGGTTCGTTTAGGGGAGCTCAAAAACTCTCCCATCAGGGGATAAAAACGATTGGGATCCCCGGAACCATCGACAATGATATTGCATTTACCGATTTTACCATCGGATTTGACACGGCCATCAATACCGTGATTCAGGCGATTGATAAAATCAGGGATACGGCCACTTCCCATGAACGCACCTTCGTGATCGAGGTGATGGGAAGGGATGCAGGGGATATTGCCCTCTGGGCCGGTCTTGCAGGGGGAGCGGAATCCATCATCATACCGGAGGATCCTTTTAACATGGATGAGATTGTCGATCGCCTCTTAAAGGCAAAGGAGCGGGGCAAGAAACATAGTATTATTGTGATCGCCGAAGGTGTGATGAGCGGGGTCGAGTTTGCGAAAAAGATCCAAGCTTTGACCGGTTTTGAGACGAGAGCCTCTGTTCTTGGTCATATCCAGCGGGGTGGAAGTCCCACCGTTTTTGACCGGGTTTTAGCAAGCCGACTGGGAGGGTATGCGGTGGAACTTCTTCTGGAGGGCGTTACTGGCCACATGGTAGGCATTCAAAGCAATCGATTAATTCATGAAGATTTTGATATTGCCCTCGCCCAATCCCACCGCGTTGATCCCGGGATGGTCCAGTTGGCAAAAGAGATCTCTTTATAA
- the pyk gene encoding pyruvate kinase, with protein MRKTKIVCTIGPASEKPEVLRDLITLGLDVARLNFSHGTYEEHGARIKLIREISKELGKDVAILLDTKGPEIRTIDVENGAVELIPGEEIILTTEEILGNAKRVSITYKGLPDDVEAGSRILIDDGTLELVVEKVVGGEIYCRIITGGILKNHKGVNVPGVKVRLPGITEKDAEDIRFGIEQGVDFIAASFVRKAADIYDIRKILEEHGADIEIIAKIESEEGVQNAEEILAVSDGLMVARGDLGVEIPAEDVPLIQKRLIAMCNAAGKPVITATQMLDSMQRNPRPTRAEASDVANAILDGTDAIMLSGETAAGKYPRESVRTMARIAERTESAYGRELAVRERGKNASMVTITGVISEAVARAAVDLQAAAILAPTESGYTARMISKNRPNLPILAVTPHGKVIRKLKLVWGVYPIRYQNEQKSTDEMMEQAVELALESGMVKRGDLIVITAGVPLREPGTTNLMKIHVIGDVIGKGQGIGNQIVTGKVVTITDPKDLKGKETEGTILVTKATDQDMMEIIGKVKAIVTEEGGLTSHAAIVGVSMGIPVIVGVEKATEILKDGLEVTVDASHGHIYIGQAKVL; from the coding sequence ATGAGGAAAACGAAAATCGTATGCACGATCGGCCCTGCCAGTGAAAAACCTGAGGTTTTAAGGGATCTCATTACACTCGGTTTAGATGTGGCCCGCCTTAATTTTTCCCATGGCACGTACGAGGAACATGGGGCAAGGATTAAATTAATTCGAGAAATCTCAAAAGAATTAGGGAAAGATGTAGCGATTCTCCTCGATACGAAGGGGCCGGAGATTCGGACCATCGATGTAGAAAATGGAGCGGTGGAGCTTATCCCTGGTGAAGAGATCATTCTTACCACGGAAGAGATCCTGGGAAACGCCAAACGGGTCTCCATTACATATAAGGGCTTGCCGGACGATGTGGAGGCAGGCAGCAGAATACTGATTGATGATGGTACTTTGGAATTGGTTGTGGAAAAAGTGGTAGGCGGCGAGATTTATTGTCGAATCATCACGGGGGGGATTCTTAAGAACCACAAAGGTGTCAATGTGCCGGGTGTGAAGGTTCGCCTGCCGGGGATTACGGAGAAGGATGCGGAAGATATCCGCTTCGGCATTGAACAGGGGGTTGATTTTATCGCCGCCTCATTCGTGAGGAAGGCGGCGGATATCTACGATATTCGTAAAATCCTGGAGGAGCATGGCGCCGATATTGAGATCATCGCAAAGATCGAGAGTGAAGAAGGGGTACAAAATGCAGAGGAGATCTTGGCCGTCTCCGATGGACTCATGGTCGCTCGGGGGGATCTTGGGGTGGAGATCCCTGCTGAAGATGTGCCCCTTATACAGAAGCGGCTGATCGCCATGTGCAACGCGGCAGGGAAGCCGGTCATTACCGCCACCCAAATGCTCGATTCCATGCAGCGGAATCCCCGACCCACCAGGGCGGAAGCGAGTGATGTGGCCAACGCGATTCTGGATGGGACCGATGCCATCATGCTCTCCGGGGAAACCGCGGCCGGGAAATACCCCCGTGAGTCGGTTCGTACCATGGCGCGAATTGCGGAACGGACCGAATCTGCTTACGGGCGTGAACTGGCGGTGCGGGAAAGGGGAAAAAATGCTTCCATGGTTACCATCACCGGCGTAATAAGCGAAGCGGTGGCCAGAGCAGCCGTAGATCTTCAAGCGGCAGCGATTCTTGCCCCGACCGAAAGCGGTTATACCGCCCGCATGATTTCGAAAAACCGTCCCAATCTCCCGATTCTCGCCGTAACGCCCCATGGAAAAGTGATTCGTAAGCTGAAGCTGGTCTGGGGCGTATATCCCATTCGCTATCAAAATGAGCAGAAGAGCACCGATGAAATGATGGAACAAGCAGTGGAGTTGGCTTTGGAGAGCGGGATGGTGAAGCGGGGAGATCTCATCGTGATAACCGCCGGAGTTCCATTAAGGGAACCGGGCACGACAAATCTCATGAAAATCCATGTGATCGGTGACGTGATTGGTAAAGGCCAGGGCATCGGAAACCAAATCGTTACCGGGAAAGTGGTCACCATCACCGATCCTAAGGATTTGAAAGGAAAAGAGACGGAAGGAACCATTCTCGTTACAAAGGCCACCGACCAGGATATGATGGAGATTATCGGAAAGGTAAAAGCCATCGTTACCGAAGAAGGAGGGTTAACATCCCATGCGGCCATTGTAGGAGTTAGCATGGGAATTCCGGTCATCGTGGGCGTGGAGAAAGCGACGGAGATCCTAAAAGATGGGTTGGAAGTTACGGTAGATGCCTCCCATGGTCATATCTATATCGGACAAGCCAAGGTGCTGTAA
- a CDS encoding acyl-CoA thioesterase: protein MRREETKIRVRYGETDQMGVAYHANYLTWCEIGRTEWIRSLGYPYSEFEKRGVLLPVLEAHLSYLLPARYDDEVTVDTWLSFYTGVRLTFSYEIFRKEMSGEKILLASGYTKHGWVNRDFRPVPLKKIWPEVDAVLRAL, encoded by the coding sequence ATGAGGCGGGAAGAAACGAAGATCCGGGTTCGCTATGGGGAGACCGACCAGATGGGGGTTGCCTACCACGCCAATTATTTAACCTGGTGTGAGATCGGCCGAACGGAATGGATTCGGTCTTTAGGCTACCCCTATTCCGAATTTGAGAAGAGAGGCGTGTTACTTCCCGTCTTAGAAGCCCATCTTTCTTACCTTCTCCCTGCGCGATACGATGACGAGGTGACCGTCGATACCTGGCTCTCCTTCTACACAGGGGTTCGTTTAACGTTTTCCTATGAAATTTTCCGGAAGGAGATGAGCGGAGAGAAAATTCTCCTTGCATCAGGGTATACGAAACATGGGTGGGTAAATCGGGATTTCCGCCCCGTCCCTCTAAAAAAGATCTGGCCTGAGGTGGATGCTGTGCTCAGAGCGTTATGA
- the ytvI gene encoding sporulation integral membrane protein YtvI, which translates to MRISLKRLGILAGALFLAALLIIVFVQYLFPFLFGAILSILFEPIVKRVVIYTHLPRWLSVFIILLLFLLLLGSGITYLIGRITSELLIFAVEVPRDIDRFIRLLFSLFPEERWQRFYDDLISWYSTFHPAGEEEIKRKLADWANRGEEYMLSLIQRFLEGFLSLLLRLPQTAAAFFLSLLASFFISLDLPQWIGWLKERTPRAFRIRMKELGRVLKEGVLEYGKAQLLLATLTALATTLGLLLLQLKYAFLLGIIAGFFDLIPFVGVGTLFLPWLFYLFLTGSHSLVIGLAALFILITFLRQFLEPRLVANSLGLAPILTMMALFLGFQWFGFLGFLLAPFVLILLISLYRAGFFHDLWNYIQEKI; encoded by the coding sequence ATGAGAATCTCTTTGAAAAGGTTAGGGATCCTTGCAGGGGCCTTATTCCTTGCGGCATTGCTAATTATCGTTTTTGTTCAATACTTATTTCCCTTTTTATTCGGGGCGATCCTTTCTATTTTGTTTGAACCAATTGTGAAAAGAGTAGTGATATATACACATTTACCACGTTGGTTATCTGTTTTCATCATCCTCCTTCTCTTTCTCTTGCTGCTGGGGAGTGGGATCACCTATCTCATCGGCCGTATCACTTCTGAGTTATTGATCTTTGCGGTGGAGGTTCCCCGTGACATAGACCGCTTTATACGCCTTCTTTTCTCCCTCTTCCCCGAAGAACGTTGGCAACGCTTCTACGATGATCTGATCTCTTGGTATTCCACTTTTCACCCGGCCGGAGAAGAAGAGATAAAAAGAAAGCTGGCCGATTGGGCCAACCGGGGAGAAGAATATATGCTCTCTTTGATTCAACGCTTCCTGGAAGGATTTCTTTCCCTTCTCCTCCGTCTTCCACAGACTGCTGCCGCCTTTTTTCTTTCCCTCCTCGCCTCTTTTTTCATCAGCCTTGATCTTCCTCAATGGATCGGGTGGTTGAAAGAAAGAACCCCACGGGCCTTCCGAATCCGCATGAAGGAGTTGGGAAGGGTGCTGAAAGAAGGTGTATTGGAATATGGAAAAGCTCAACTACTTCTCGCAACCCTGACCGCTCTTGCGACTACGTTGGGGCTCCTTCTTCTTCAGCTAAAATATGCTTTTCTCTTAGGAATCATCGCCGGTTTCTTCGATCTGATCCCCTTTGTCGGGGTAGGCACCCTTTTTCTCCCCTGGTTATTTTATCTTTTCCTTACCGGCAGCCATTCCTTGGTCATCGGTCTTGCCGCCTTGTTTATCCTCATCACCTTCCTGCGGCAGTTCCTGGAACCCAGGCTTGTCGCAAATTCCCTGGGACTTGCCCCCATCCTTACCATGATGGCCCTCTTTTTAGGGTTTCAGTGGTTTGGCTTTCTTGGCTTTCTCTTGGCACCCTTCGTCCTGATCCTTCTGATTTCCCTATATCGGGCGGGCTTCTTTCATGATCTATGGAATTATATCCAGGAGAAAATCTAA
- the citZ gene encoding citrate synthase, whose translation MTTTKGLEGVVAATSEISSIIDGVLTYRGINIDDLAEHAEFEEVIYLLWHGKLPNRTQLDELKKALNENAPIPNEVIQMMKLSPKEVHPMALLRTALSALSLYDEEAQDMSEAANLRKATKLVAKMPTLVAAWGRIRNGEEPIAPRPDFGYVQNFLYMLSGKEPDEVAIRAFNTAMVLHADHEFNASTFAARVTVATLSDIYSGVVAAMGALKGPLHGGANEQVMAMLEEIKIPERVEEYITNKLNNKEKVMGFGHRVYKDGDPRAKHLRRMSENLAQLTGDYKWYRMSVMIEKLVYDLKGLKPNVDFYSASVYHSLGLPRDLFTPIFAISRMSGWTAHILEQYRDNRLIRPRAEYTGPVNVKYIPVEQRA comes from the coding sequence TTGACGACCACCAAGGGACTTGAAGGAGTAGTCGCCGCTACCTCCGAAATTAGCTCGATCATTGACGGTGTTCTTACCTATCGCGGGATTAACATTGATGATTTGGCTGAACACGCAGAATTTGAAGAAGTGATCTACCTCCTATGGCATGGGAAATTGCCGAATCGTACACAACTGGATGAACTTAAGAAGGCGCTGAATGAAAACGCACCCATCCCGAACGAAGTGATTCAGATGATGAAACTCTCTCCAAAAGAGGTTCATCCCATGGCTCTCTTGCGAACCGCGTTATCTGCCCTCTCCCTTTATGATGAAGAAGCCCAGGACATGAGTGAAGCAGCCAATCTGCGCAAGGCCACCAAGCTGGTTGCCAAGATGCCCACCCTGGTGGCTGCCTGGGGTAGAATACGCAATGGAGAAGAACCGATCGCTCCCCGGCCTGATTTTGGTTACGTCCAAAACTTTTTGTATATGTTAAGTGGAAAAGAGCCGGATGAAGTAGCCATCCGTGCCTTTAATACGGCGATGGTACTTCATGCCGACCATGAGTTTAATGCCTCCACCTTTGCCGCCCGCGTGACGGTCGCCACCCTCTCCGATATTTATTCAGGCGTCGTTGCGGCCATGGGTGCACTGAAAGGACCTCTCCACGGAGGAGCGAATGAGCAGGTGATGGCGATGTTGGAGGAGATTAAAATTCCTGAGCGGGTAGAGGAATATATTACCAATAAATTGAACAATAAAGAGAAAGTGATGGGATTCGGTCACAGGGTTTACAAGGATGGAGATCCTCGTGCAAAACATCTCCGCAGGATGTCCGAAAACTTGGCCCAATTGACCGGCGATTACAAATGGTACCGGATGTCGGTCATGATCGAAAAGCTTGTCTACGATTTGAAAGGTCTCAAACCCAATGTAGACTTCTACTCCGCTTCGGTTTACCATAGCTTGGGGCTTCCACGGGATCTCTTCACCCCCATCTTCGCCATCAGTCGTATGTCCGGATGGACAGCCCATATTTTGGAGCAATATCGAGATAATCGCCTCATTCGTCCCCGGGCCGAATACACCGGACCCGTCAATGTGAAATATATCCCCGTCGAACAACGGGCTTAA
- the icd gene encoding NADP-dependent isocitrate dehydrogenase produces MFQYLEEPRAGERITIEGGKLKVPNHPIIPFIEGDGTGPDIWRAAVRVLDAAVENAYRGERKIHWFEVYAGEKAYHRFGEWLPEDTLQAIRHYLVAIKGPLTTPIGGGIRSLNVALRQELDLYVCLRPVQYFDGVPSPVRHPELVDMVIFRENTEDIYAGIEWKAGTEEVRKVIRFLQEEMGVKKIRFPETSGIGIKPVSEEGTKRLVRAAIRYALENGRKSVTLVHKGNIMKFTEGAFKNWGYEVAEQEFGDHVFTWAQYDRIKEEQGVDAANTAQKEAVSSGKLIIKDTIADIFLQQVLTRPEEFDVVATMNLNGDYMSDALAAQVGGIGIAPGANINYVTGHAIFEATHGTAPKYANLDKVNPSSVILSGEMMLRYMGWTEAADLIISAMKKTISQKTVTYDFARLMEGAQEVKTSQFGDALIQNM; encoded by the coding sequence ATGTTCCAGTACCTAGAAGAACCAAGGGCAGGAGAACGTATTACCATTGAAGGGGGCAAGCTTAAGGTTCCTAACCACCCCATTATCCCCTTTATCGAGGGTGACGGAACGGGCCCGGATATTTGGCGCGCAGCAGTACGCGTTCTTGATGCGGCTGTTGAGAATGCCTATCGGGGAGAAAGAAAGATTCACTGGTTTGAAGTTTATGCCGGGGAGAAAGCCTATCATCGGTTTGGGGAATGGCTCCCGGAGGATACCTTGCAGGCTATCCGCCATTACCTGGTAGCCATCAAGGGACCCTTAACCACTCCCATCGGCGGGGGCATCCGTTCCCTTAATGTGGCGTTGCGGCAGGAACTGGACCTGTACGTCTGCTTGCGTCCTGTTCAATATTTTGACGGGGTCCCCTCGCCCGTTCGCCATCCGGAATTGGTTGACATGGTCATCTTCCGTGAGAATACGGAAGATATTTATGCCGGAATCGAATGGAAGGCCGGAACGGAAGAGGTCCGGAAGGTGATCCGCTTTCTCCAAGAAGAAATGGGCGTAAAGAAAATCCGTTTCCCTGAGACTTCCGGAATCGGGATCAAACCGGTTTCCGAGGAAGGAACGAAGCGATTGGTGCGGGCGGCCATCCGATACGCATTGGAAAATGGACGCAAAAGCGTTACCCTCGTCCACAAAGGAAACATCATGAAGTTTACGGAAGGGGCATTTAAGAATTGGGGGTATGAAGTGGCGGAGCAGGAATTTGGGGATCATGTATTTACTTGGGCACAATATGATCGAATCAAAGAAGAGCAAGGAGTCGATGCGGCGAATACGGCACAGAAAGAGGCCGTTTCATCGGGCAAACTGATCATCAAAGATACGATCGCCGATATCTTCCTCCAGCAGGTCCTTACCCGTCCGGAAGAATTTGATGTGGTGGCCACGATGAACTTAAACGGAGATTATATGTCCGATGCCTTGGCTGCCCAAGTGGGGGGGATCGGGATCGCTCCGGGAGCCAATATCAATTATGTGACGGGACATGCCATCTTCGAAGCCACGCATGGAACGGCGCCGAAATATGCCAATTTGGACAAAGTAAATCCTTCCTCCGTCATTCTCTCGGGAGAGATGATGTTGCGCTACATGGGGTGGACGGAAGCAGCCGATCTCATCATTTCGGCGATGAAGAAGACCATTTCTCAAAAAACGGTAACTTATGATTTCGCCCGCCTGATGGAAGGGGCCCAAGAGGTTAAAACTTCCCAATTCGGGGATGCCTTGATTCAAAACATGTAA
- the mdh gene encoding malate dehydrogenase, with protein sequence MARKKITVVGAGFTGATTALMLAQKELGDVVLVDIPNMENPTKGKALDMFEATPVIGVDSRIIGTSSYEETKDSDLVIITAGVARKPGMSRDDLVNINAKIVASVSEQVAKYSPNTFVLVLSNPVDAMTYVAYKTTGFPKNRVFGQSGVLDTARFRSFVAEALQVSVQDVTGFVLGGHGDDMVPLVRYSYVGGVPLEKWMPKEKIDAIVERTRKGGGEIVNLLGNGSAYYAPAASLVEMAEAVLKDKRRILPTVTYLEGEYGYHDLFLGVPVILGGNGVEKVIELELNREEKEALDRSVSSVQKVLAVLA encoded by the coding sequence ATGGCGCGTAAAAAAATTACCGTCGTAGGAGCCGGTTTTACCGGTGCGACAACCGCTTTGATGCTGGCACAAAAGGAATTGGGAGATGTCGTCCTGGTTGATATCCCCAACATGGAGAATCCGACCAAGGGAAAAGCCCTCGACATGTTTGAGGCTACGCCTGTCATCGGAGTGGACAGCCGGATCATAGGGACCTCCAGCTATGAGGAGACGAAGGATTCGGACCTCGTCATCATCACCGCCGGAGTTGCCCGGAAACCGGGGATGAGCAGGGATGATCTGGTGAACATCAATGCAAAAATCGTCGCCTCCGTTTCCGAGCAAGTTGCGAAGTACTCCCCCAACACGTTTGTTCTGGTACTCTCCAACCCCGTGGATGCCATGACCTATGTTGCCTACAAGACGACGGGATTTCCGAAGAATCGGGTTTTCGGCCAATCCGGGGTGCTCGATACCGCCCGTTTCCGGTCCTTCGTCGCCGAAGCCCTGCAGGTATCCGTCCAAGATGTGACGGGATTTGTTCTGGGGGGCCATGGGGATGATATGGTGCCCCTCGTCCGTTACTCTTATGTGGGCGGTGTACCCTTAGAAAAATGGATGCCCAAAGAGAAGATCGACGCGATCGTAGAACGCACCCGTAAAGGTGGCGGGGAAATCGTCAACCTTTTAGGAAATGGGAGTGCTTACTATGCACCTGCCGCTTCTCTCGTAGAGATGGCGGAAGCCGTTCTCAAGGACAAGAGGAGGATTCTCCCCACGGTCACCTATCTGGAAGGTGAATACGGGTATCATGATCTCTTCTTAGGGGTTCCGGTCATTCTGGGCGGGAACGGGGTAGAAAAGGTGATCGAACTCGAACTGAATCGGGAAGAAAAAGAAGCCCTTGACCGCTCCGTCTCTTCTGTTCAAAAGGTTTTAGCCGTATTAGCTTAA